The DNA sequence AGCAGCGCTTCACTGCGTTTCCAGCCCTTGATGTGCAGGTCTCCGGCAACTTGCTCAACGAATATTTCGGGCGCAGGCCCGAGTTCGAGTGATTTTTGCACCATCTCAGGCCTCGCCTTCTTCGAGCAATTTGATGGCGTCTTCGTAGCTGATTTGCCCCGCATCCAGGTCTTCGAGTACTTTGCGGCGGGCAGTTTCGGAAAGCGCGCCATCTTCGGGGGCGCCGGGTTCGTGCCCCATCGCCCGAATGACTTCGTGCAGCCGATTGCGAATGGTCGGGTACGAGAGATTTAGCTCTTGCTCCATGCGATTGATTTTGCCTTCGCAGCGCACAAAGGTTTCTACAAATTCGAGTTGCTTGCTGGAAAGTTGGGCAAAAAACGTACCCGCCGAAAAACGGCCTTCGTAGGTTGTATCGCATTCGCGACAGTAAATTTTTGTAACTGTGACTTCGCCGCTGCAGAAGGGACATTGGGTAGGGAGAGTGTGCATAGGGCTTTACCTTTCACTAAAAAAACGCCCGGAGGTTCCGAATTGCAAAACAGGGTTGCTGACCGGTATCCCCGGGCGTGGGGGTTGTATCCTAACCGGCGTGCAATACTGTGCCGTATTGATGGCGGGCTTGCAGACGGCGTCCCACGCGGATTAACAGCGTCCCTAAGATGGACAACAAATCATGCTGCGCCGGGGAAGGGGGGATTTGGGCGGCGGCTTCAAGTGTTTGGTGCTGGCGAATT is a window from the Chloroflexota bacterium genome containing:
- a CDS encoding DUF2089 domain-containing protein, translating into MHTLPTQCPFCSGEVTVTKIYCRECDTTYEGRFSAGTFFAQLSSKQLEFVETFVRCEGKINRMEQELNLSYPTIRNRLHEVIRAMGHEPGAPEDGALSETARRKVLEDLDAGQISYEDAIKLLEEGEA